The Aminithiophilus ramosus genome contains a region encoding:
- a CDS encoding chemotaxis protein CheW: MPMYETSAKDRLSLDAEARGEERIILVFDLNDEFYGLDVNLVREIVRVPGRITRVPNAPSYIRGVINLRGTVIPVLDMSIKMGRESSEGSADSRIVVAEFEDLNLGVIVDAVREVRTIYETEIEGADRVETNVEAEYLGGVAKIDDGRLICLLNLPRLLDIREIIEGEEER; encoded by the coding sequence ATGCCCATGTATGAGACATCGGCGAAAGACCGACTCTCCCTCGACGCGGAGGCGAGAGGTGAAGAACGGATCATTCTGGTCTTTGACCTCAACGACGAGTTTTACGGTCTTGACGTCAATCTTGTCCGGGAGATCGTTCGCGTTCCCGGGCGGATTACCCGCGTTCCCAATGCCCCTTCCTATATCCGCGGCGTCATCAATTTGAGAGGCACCGTCATTCCCGTCCTCGATATGTCGATCAAGATGGGGCGGGAATCATCGGAGGGCAGTGCCGATTCCCGCATCGTCGTCGCCGAGTTTGAAGATCTCAACCTGGGCGTGATCGTCGACGCCGTGCGGGAGGTCAGGACGATTTACGAAACGGAGATCGAGGGCGCCGATCGCGTCGAGACCAACGTGGAGGCCGAATATCTGGGAGGCGTGGCCAAGATCGACGATGGCCGCCTGATCTGTCTCCTCAACCTTCCCCGTCTCCTGGACATACGGGAGATCATCGAAGGTGAGGAGGAGCGATAG
- a CDS encoding N-acetylmuramoyl-L-alanine amidase family protein: MRASKGLWIVLLLLVLQREAYGVGWNLWRGNDLVGAVEIREKGALRLVSLGGVAGAVGLSFREAEESLFLVGAKGELELIKNAPVARMRAQIIPLASPVEAEGGLWWIETGTALRLLNLLEGLPPARGFRWAGEGTPSVPLSPTSVAGGAESSPPGTSLPTEDVESRFEKLTASVAPKVPGLPDATGGDGAEPKGVKSLRWGDQGEIVRVVFDLDGDQEPKVFSKQDRTVLVFKGGAPKELDDCPVAGMALSVTDQGDSVTFTIEHSACEMRHFSLPSPSRYVVDFFDMKPSAGEPASPSVPSPVPRERTDGRSGKAPLVVLDPGHGGKDPGATAFGLKEKDLVLQIALKMEAELKRLGADVRMTRRDDRYLKLSERTELANRWEADVFVSVHINALPAGRHATGAEIYLMALPSDKDAMQLALIENKELDSNGDASGGSDKRTRLLLQILGDMQQNAKINESTVLAEAMFRRGQQGKLPMRRVAQAPFYVLRGAAMPAVLLEMGFITERSEARLLADPTYQQRLVASLAPGIMDYVKGTP, from the coding sequence TTGCGGGCCTCTAAAGGCCTTTGGATCGTCCTTCTCCTGCTTGTCCTTCAGCGGGAGGCCTACGGGGTCGGCTGGAACCTCTGGCGGGGGAACGACCTCGTCGGTGCCGTCGAGATCCGGGAAAAGGGCGCGCTGCGCCTCGTCTCTCTGGGGGGCGTGGCCGGAGCGGTCGGCCTCTCTTTCCGCGAGGCAGAGGAGAGTCTCTTCCTCGTCGGTGCCAAAGGCGAGTTGGAGCTCATAAAAAACGCTCCCGTCGCCCGAATGAGGGCTCAGATCATCCCCTTGGCTTCGCCCGTCGAGGCCGAAGGGGGGCTCTGGTGGATAGAGACGGGCACGGCCCTCCGCCTCCTCAATCTTCTCGAGGGGCTTCCTCCCGCGAGAGGGTTCCGATGGGCGGGGGAGGGGACGCCCTCCGTCCCCCTTTCTCCCACTTCCGTCGCCGGAGGGGCCGAGTCGTCCCCTCCGGGAACGTCGCTTCCGACAGAGGACGTCGAGAGCCGCTTCGAGAAGCTGACGGCTTCCGTGGCGCCGAAGGTGCCGGGGCTTCCCGATGCCACAGGCGGCGACGGTGCGGAGCCTAAAGGGGTGAAAAGCCTCCGGTGGGGCGATCAGGGCGAAATCGTCCGCGTCGTCTTCGATCTCGACGGAGATCAGGAGCCCAAGGTCTTTTCCAAACAGGACAGGACGGTTCTCGTCTTCAAGGGCGGAGCTCCGAAGGAGCTCGACGACTGCCCCGTGGCGGGAATGGCCTTGTCCGTCACCGATCAGGGGGATTCCGTGACCTTCACCATCGAGCACTCCGCCTGTGAGATGAGGCACTTCTCGCTTCCCTCCCCGTCGCGCTATGTCGTCGACTTTTTCGATATGAAACCCTCCGCCGGCGAACCCGCTTCTCCTTCGGTCCCCTCTCCCGTTCCCCGAGAGAGAACGGACGGGAGGTCGGGTAAAGCCCCTCTCGTCGTTCTCGACCCGGGCCACGGAGGCAAAGATCCGGGAGCCACGGCCTTCGGACTCAAGGAGAAGGACCTGGTCCTTCAGATCGCCCTCAAAATGGAGGCGGAACTGAAGCGTCTCGGCGCCGATGTGCGCATGACCCGTCGCGACGACCGTTATCTCAAACTCTCGGAGCGGACGGAGCTGGCCAACCGGTGGGAAGCCGACGTCTTCGTCAGCGTTCACATCAACGCCCTGCCTGCCGGCCGTCATGCCACGGGGGCCGAAATCTACCTCATGGCCCTGCCCAGCGACAAAGACGCCATGCAGCTTGCCCTCATCGAAAACAAGGAGCTCGACTCCAATGGAGACGCTTCTGGCGGCTCGGACAAGAGAACGCGCCTGCTCCTTCAGATCCTTGGCGACATGCAGCAGAACGCCAAGATCAACGAAAGCACGGTCCTGGCCGAGGCCATGTTCCGGCGGGGACAGCAGGGCAAGCTGCCCATGCGTCGCGTCGCTCAGGCCCCTTTCTACGTCCTGCGCGGAGCGGCCATGCCGGCGGTCCTTCTGGAAATGGGTTTCATCACGGAACGTTCCGAGGCGCGCCTTCTCGCCGATCCGACCTACCAGCAGCGTCTTGTCGCCTCTTTGGCGCCGGGCATCATGGATTACGTGAAGGGAACGCCTTGA
- the secG gene encoding preprotein translocase subunit SecG, with translation MKVFLSIIHVVLAIALMAVILLQQRKTGGFAGIFGGGTQADGGGQWQRFTALTKITVVLTTLFMVSSLVLVVL, from the coding sequence ATGAAGGTGTTCCTTAGCATCATCCACGTCGTTCTCGCCATCGCTCTGATGGCCGTTATCCTTCTCCAGCAGCGCAAGACCGGCGGCTTCGCCGGAATCTTCGGCGGCGGAACTCAGGCCGACGGCGGAGGGCAGTGGCAGCGCTTCACGGCCCTCACCAAGATCACCGTCGTCCTGACGACTCTCTTCATGGTTTCGTCGCTGGTCCTCGTCGTTCTCTGA
- the deoC gene encoding deoxyribose-phosphate aldolase, which produces MTDVELLAQRARRKAALAEAGLLSRPKATELHPIIDHTLLRSSAREGDIVRLCQEALEWGVASVCVPSAWVPVAARELSGGQVKVGTVAGFPLGALPLEIKVAEILWALEHGTQEVDVVLHLGKLLDGKKDEVLSEMIALREAARGICLKVIVETPFLNDEQKVTLARLASQAKVDFLKTCTGFAGSASLYDVALLKSAAGEETKVKASGGIRTEAQALAMMAVGADRIGTSNTLAILGSAASRTETPTPLF; this is translated from the coding sequence ATGACAGATGTTGAACTGCTGGCTCAGCGGGCACGCAGGAAGGCCGCCCTGGCCGAGGCAGGCTTGCTCTCTCGGCCGAAAGCGACGGAACTCCATCCCATCATCGACCACACGCTCCTGCGATCTTCGGCGCGTGAGGGAGATATCGTTCGCCTCTGCCAGGAGGCACTGGAATGGGGAGTCGCCTCGGTCTGCGTTCCCTCGGCCTGGGTCCCCGTAGCGGCGAGGGAGCTTTCCGGCGGCCAGGTCAAAGTCGGAACCGTCGCCGGCTTTCCTCTGGGAGCTCTGCCCCTGGAGATCAAAGTCGCTGAAATCCTCTGGGCCCTGGAGCACGGGACACAGGAGGTCGATGTCGTCCTCCATCTGGGCAAGCTTCTTGACGGGAAGAAGGACGAAGTCCTCTCCGAAATGATCGCGCTGCGAGAGGCGGCCCGGGGAATCTGCCTCAAGGTGATCGTCGAAACGCCTTTTCTCAACGACGAGCAGAAAGTCACCCTCGCGAGACTGGCCTCCCAGGCCAAGGTGGACTTCCTCAAAACCTGCACGGGCTTTGCCGGCTCGGCGTCGCTCTACGACGTAGCCCTTCTCAAATCGGCGGCAGGCGAGGAGACGAAGGTGAAGGCTTCCGGGGGCATCCGAACGGAAGCGCAGGCACTGGCCATGATGGCCGTCGGAGCCGATCGGATCGGGACATCGAACACCCTCGCCATTTTGGGCTCCGCCGCCAGTCGCACGGAGACGCCGACGCCCCTTTTCTGA
- a CDS encoding TldD/PmbA family protein — protein sequence MIDGFRRADIEGAAAWLLDEARRRGAAEADFLWSWGVRNVFSLCDGEPEEDRVGSSCGLGLRTLDGAGRQGVAFVNSLDRDRLSHLLDWSLHNCHQSEVLEGLGLYRGESAADVDLELEDPALYGLSPRDRLQFCRLMSEAACEADGRIVSVRSSSWDDGWGEGFYASSEGFASWHRATFAACGVAVVLADGDATEMGGSGGEARSLSQLSPAAYALEAVQKTALVLGGRPLPTGRYTLVLDPEVTADIVDALGELFLASNIRRNSSLLRGRLGEVIGSSRLTLVDDGRLPGRMGSSLVDGEGVPTGRTTLLDGGRVVSFLYDLRHARLEGRASTGNAARGVGTLPDVGTNNLFLLPGTMKAGDLHRGAEGGIYVTELLGLHTLDTVSGEFSLGIKGAVLRDGLPSEPVAGVTVAGTLLDLLAQVESLGDDLRFSGSSGGLTLVIRDVALAGL from the coding sequence TTGATCGATGGGTTCCGACGGGCCGATATCGAAGGGGCCGCCGCCTGGCTTCTCGACGAGGCCCGCAGAAGGGGCGCCGCAGAGGCCGATTTTCTCTGGAGCTGGGGCGTCCGGAACGTCTTTTCCCTCTGCGACGGGGAACCCGAGGAGGATCGCGTCGGCTCGAGCTGCGGGCTGGGGCTGCGCACGCTTGACGGAGCCGGCCGGCAGGGCGTCGCCTTCGTCAACAGCCTGGACAGGGATCGGTTGAGCCATCTCCTCGATTGGAGCCTTCATAACTGCCACCAGTCCGAGGTGCTCGAGGGGTTGGGGCTCTACCGCGGCGAGTCCGCGGCCGACGTCGACCTCGAGCTGGAAGATCCCGCTCTCTACGGACTTTCTCCCCGAGATCGCCTCCAGTTCTGCCGTCTTATGAGCGAGGCGGCCTGCGAGGCCGATGGAAGAATCGTCTCCGTTCGCAGCTCTTCCTGGGACGACGGCTGGGGCGAGGGGTTTTACGCCTCCAGTGAGGGTTTCGCCTCGTGGCACCGGGCGACTTTCGCCGCCTGTGGCGTCGCCGTCGTTCTCGCCGACGGGGACGCCACGGAGATGGGGGGCAGCGGGGGAGAGGCCCGGAGCCTGAGCCAGCTCTCTCCTGCGGCCTATGCCCTGGAGGCCGTTCAGAAGACGGCCCTTGTCCTCGGCGGCAGGCCCCTGCCCACGGGGCGATACACTCTCGTCCTCGACCCCGAGGTGACGGCCGACATCGTCGATGCCCTGGGCGAGCTGTTCCTGGCCTCCAACATCAGAAGAAACAGTTCCCTTCTCAGGGGGCGCCTTGGCGAGGTCATCGGCTCCTCCCGTCTCACGCTTGTCGACGACGGTCGCCTCCCCGGCAGGATGGGAAGTTCCCTCGTCGACGGAGAGGGCGTGCCTACGGGGCGGACGACGCTCCTCGACGGGGGACGGGTCGTCTCCTTCCTCTACGATCTGCGCCATGCCCGCCTGGAGGGCCGGGCGTCGACAGGCAATGCCGCCCGAGGCGTCGGGACCCTTCCCGACGTGGGGACGAACAACCTCTTCCTGCTCCCCGGGACGATGAAAGCCGGCGATCTCCATCGTGGCGCCGAGGGAGGGATTTACGTCACGGAGCTTTTGGGCCTTCACACCCTCGACACGGTCAGTGGCGAGTTCTCTCTGGGCATCAAGGGGGCCGTCCTTCGCGACGGTCTCCCCTCCGAACCCGTCGCGGGAGTGACCGTCGCCGGAACGCTTCTCGACCTCCTGGCCCAGGTCGAGTCCCTGGGCGACGATCTGCGTTTTTCCGGAAGCAGCGGAGGCCTGACCCTTGTCATTCGCGATGTGGCCCTTGCGGGCCTCTAA
- the rplM gene encoding 50S ribosomal protein L13: MKESCTFMAKNETVERNWYVVDAADMVLGRMAAQVARVLMGKHKPVYTPHVDTGDFVIVINADKVRITGNKLEKERVYRHSGHPGGFRSRTYGEMMAKFPDRLVEKVIRGMLPKSKLHFERKLKVYAGPSHPHAAQQPEPLEF, translated from the coding sequence ATGAAGGAAAGCTGCACCTTCATGGCCAAGAACGAGACCGTCGAGCGGAATTGGTATGTCGTCGACGCCGCCGACATGGTCCTCGGTCGCATGGCCGCGCAGGTCGCCCGGGTCCTGATGGGCAAGCACAAGCCCGTCTATACCCCTCACGTCGACACGGGCGATTTCGTCATCGTCATCAACGCCGACAAGGTCCGCATCACGGGCAACAAGCTGGAAAAAGAGCGGGTCTACCGCCATTCGGGACATCCCGGAGGTTTCCGCAGCCGCACCTACGGCGAGATGATGGCCAAGTTTCCCGATCGTCTCGTCGAGAAGGTCATCCGCGGCATGCTCCCCAAGAGCAAGCTCCATTTCGAGCGCAAGCTCAAGGTCTACGCCGGTCCCAGCCATCCCCATGCGGCTCAGCAGCCTGAACCGCTGGAATTCTAG
- a CDS encoding PHP domain-containing protein → MRRSDRGGSGRRLLRHVDLHLHSSASDGTMSPGRLALKASEAELDLVALTDHDTTAGLPEFLEGCRDRALPALAGIELSAEAPFTLHLLGYGIGVGCPALEDHLFRLRERRRERNEAIRLRLAGLGFPLSPDEIEKESGGEVVARPHIARAMVRRGYVHDMPSAFRLFLGREGAAYVPRCRLSAESCIQAIVDAGGVAVLAHPVQTGLDDEGLIALLFRLKEAGLWGLECYSGHHGAEERLRLLSMAFRLGLAPTAGSDFHGDNRPGIDFGVVVDEALFPFDFLVRLASRRAGESLAPSGRGR, encoded by the coding sequence GTGAGGAGGAGCGATAGAGGGGGCTCGGGGCGCAGGCTTTTGAGGCACGTCGATCTGCACCTGCACAGCAGTGCCTCCGACGGGACGATGTCCCCCGGTCGTCTCGCCCTCAAGGCTTCGGAGGCCGAGCTTGACCTCGTCGCCCTGACCGATCACGATACGACGGCAGGGCTTCCAGAGTTTCTCGAAGGCTGTCGTGACCGTGCCCTTCCTGCTTTGGCGGGGATCGAGCTCTCCGCCGAGGCTCCCTTTACGCTCCATCTTTTGGGCTACGGCATCGGCGTCGGTTGTCCTGCCCTGGAGGACCACCTTTTTCGCCTTCGCGAGCGACGGCGGGAGAGGAACGAGGCGATTCGCCTCCGCTTGGCCGGTCTGGGGTTCCCCCTTTCGCCGGATGAGATCGAGAAGGAGTCCGGCGGCGAGGTCGTCGCACGTCCCCACATCGCCCGAGCCATGGTCCGTCGAGGCTATGTCCACGATATGCCCAGTGCCTTCCGGCTCTTTCTGGGACGGGAAGGGGCGGCCTATGTGCCGCGGTGCCGCTTGAGCGCCGAGTCCTGCATTCAGGCCATCGTCGATGCCGGTGGCGTGGCCGTGCTGGCTCACCCCGTCCAGACGGGCCTCGACGACGAAGGCCTCATCGCGCTTCTCTTTCGCCTCAAGGAGGCCGGACTCTGGGGGCTGGAGTGTTATTCCGGCCATCACGGCGCGGAAGAGCGCCTTCGCCTGCTGTCCATGGCCTTCCGGTTGGGTCTGGCCCCGACGGCCGGTTCCGATTTTCATGGAGACAATCGTCCGGGAATCGACTTTGGCGTGGTCGTCGACGAGGCGCTGTTTCCTTTCGACTTTCTTGTGCGTCTGGCCTCCCGGCGGGCGGGGGAATCTCTCGCCCCTTCCGGGAGGGGCCGTTGA
- the rph gene encoding ribonuclease PH, whose protein sequence is MTVILRGDGRRPDELRPLSFRRGVNRYAEGSVLVFWGETQLLCTASVEEKVPLFLRGTGQGWVTAEYSMLPRATQSRTVRESVRGRVGGRSQEIQRLIGRSLRSALFLPLLGERTIWIDCDVLQADGGTRTAAISGATLALVDALRYLWREERLPCIPLRSLISAVSVGKVGGVSLLDLCYEEDSRAEVDANLVGDEQEDFIEVQATGERSTFSRKELEGFLHLASLGLDRIRQLQKASLDLSPEEEEAIAEGHRCFGQYQQGQA, encoded by the coding sequence ATGACCGTCATCCTTCGGGGAGATGGCCGTCGACCGGACGAGCTCCGTCCTCTGTCCTTCCGGAGGGGGGTCAATCGTTACGCCGAGGGATCGGTCCTCGTCTTCTGGGGCGAAACGCAACTTCTCTGTACGGCCTCCGTCGAGGAAAAGGTCCCTCTTTTTCTGCGCGGAACGGGCCAGGGCTGGGTCACGGCCGAGTATTCCATGCTCCCGAGGGCCACGCAGAGCCGCACCGTCCGCGAATCCGTCCGCGGCCGCGTCGGCGGCCGCAGTCAGGAAATCCAGCGCCTCATCGGCCGTTCCCTTCGGTCGGCCCTCTTCCTGCCCCTTCTGGGCGAGAGGACGATCTGGATCGACTGCGATGTCCTCCAGGCCGACGGAGGCACGCGAACGGCGGCCATTTCCGGCGCCACGCTCGCCCTCGTCGATGCCCTGCGTTACCTGTGGAGAGAGGAACGTCTTCCCTGCATCCCCCTCCGCTCCCTCATCTCGGCCGTCAGCGTGGGCAAAGTCGGCGGCGTTTCCCTCCTCGACCTCTGCTATGAAGAGGACAGCCGGGCCGAGGTGGACGCCAATCTCGTCGGCGACGAGCAGGAGGATTTCATCGAAGTTCAGGCCACGGGAGAGAGAAGCACCTTCAGCCGCAAGGAACTCGAGGGTTTTCTCCATCTCGCCTCCCTTGGTCTTGACCGGATCAGGCAGCTTCAGAAGGCGAGCCTTGATCTGTCGCCGGAGGAGGAGGAGGCCATTGCCGAAGGCCATCGTTGTTTTGGCCAGTACCAGCAGGGACAAGCTTAG
- the rpsI gene encoding 30S ribosomal protein S9 — protein MQTIDFFWGTGRRKTAVARVRVRSGEGKVLVNGREVENYFPRLIWSKSALEPLRASGMEGKLDVLVKAEGGGLTGQAGAVRLGVARALIKLNPDLRPVLKRGGFLSRDSRMVERKKYGLKGARGRRQFSKR, from the coding sequence ATGCAAACGATTGACTTCTTCTGGGGTACCGGTCGGCGGAAGACTGCCGTTGCCCGAGTTCGGGTCCGTTCCGGCGAGGGCAAGGTTCTCGTCAACGGTCGCGAAGTGGAGAATTACTTCCCCCGCCTCATCTGGTCCAAGAGTGCCCTCGAGCCTCTCCGCGCCAGCGGCATGGAGGGCAAGCTCGATGTCCTCGTCAAGGCGGAGGGCGGCGGTCTCACCGGGCAGGCCGGAGCGGTTCGCCTCGGCGTCGCCCGCGCCCTCATCAAATTGAACCCCGATCTTCGCCCCGTCCTGAAGCGGGGAGGTTTCCTCTCCCGCGATTCCCGCATGGTGGAGCGCAAGAAATACGGTCTCAAAGGCGCCCGCGGACGGAGGCAGTTCTCCAAGCGTTAG
- a CDS encoding GerMN domain-containing protein encodes MKESINQQENDAVLPRRSREEPTKAKLPYRIIAWVSVIALCFAVGYGTTSLVLRYLDKRGVTTEKDVVASGSDAARLLAESGAGSGGSVQRVAIRLFVPEGEAFKVQALEVVPGVFEDDAKRALGELFARLKSQSALKEDVQVLHLFRSGETAFLDVNDSFVASLEAVGPEKALLLVTGIVRTLTENFSPLTRVRFLVNGREAMETTPIDLTVAWALGTNP; translated from the coding sequence ATGAAGGAATCGATCAACCAGCAGGAAAACGATGCGGTCCTGCCCCGGCGAAGCCGGGAGGAGCCGACGAAGGCCAAGCTGCCTTACCGCATCATCGCCTGGGTCTCCGTGATCGCTCTCTGCTTTGCCGTGGGCTACGGAACGACCTCTCTCGTTTTGCGCTACCTGGACAAGCGAGGCGTCACGACGGAAAAGGATGTCGTCGCCAGCGGCAGCGACGCCGCCCGTCTCCTCGCCGAAAGCGGGGCGGGAAGCGGCGGTTCCGTCCAGCGCGTCGCCATACGTCTCTTCGTCCCCGAAGGAGAGGCCTTCAAGGTTCAGGCCCTGGAAGTCGTCCCCGGAGTCTTCGAGGACGACGCCAAGAGAGCTCTCGGCGAGCTTTTCGCCCGTCTCAAGAGCCAGAGCGCCCTCAAGGAAGACGTCCAGGTCCTTCACCTTTTCCGGAGCGGGGAGACGGCCTTTCTCGATGTCAACGACTCTTTCGTGGCCTCTCTCGAGGCCGTCGGCCCCGAAAAGGCGCTGCTTCTGGTGACAGGCATCGTCCGTACCCTGACGGAGAACTTCTCTCCCCTGACGCGCGTCCGGTTCCTCGTGAACGGACGGGAGGCCATGGAGACGACGCCCATCGATCTCACCGTCGCCTGGGCTTTGGGGACCAACCCATGA
- a CDS encoding nicotinate phosphoribosyltransferase, which produces MALKRLENLSEARNLDVPSARLLSADHEEILAGHTTDIYFVKTLELLRASGRASTPVVAEIFCRREGVFAGTPDLLRLLGDAPLRVEALPEGSPFRPKEVLARIEGSYEVFGMYETVILGMLASSSGWATAASLCVEAARGKPVLCFGARHVHPAVAPVMERAALVAGCSGASCILGARMAGRQPQGTIPHAAILIVGDTVELARLYDDYLPEGEARTILVDTFKDEAEEALRVARSLKGRLAGIRLDTPGERGGVTPSLVEEIRARLDLEGFPDVAIFVSGGLDPDRIALLSQVGADGFGVGSYIAHATPRDMTMDLKVIDGHPVAKRGRIPGRIANERLVLLRG; this is translated from the coding sequence ATGGCTCTCAAAAGGCTCGAAAATCTCTCCGAGGCCAGGAATCTCGACGTCCCTTCGGCGAGGCTCCTCTCGGCCGACCATGAGGAAATTCTCGCCGGTCATACGACAGATATCTACTTCGTCAAAACCCTGGAGCTCCTTCGCGCTTCGGGGCGGGCCTCCACTCCCGTCGTAGCGGAGATCTTCTGTCGCAGGGAGGGCGTCTTCGCCGGTACGCCCGATCTTCTCCGCCTCCTGGGAGACGCGCCTCTGCGCGTCGAGGCCCTGCCCGAGGGCAGTCCCTTCAGACCCAAGGAGGTACTGGCCCGCATCGAGGGCTCCTACGAGGTCTTCGGCATGTACGAGACCGTCATCCTCGGCATGCTGGCCTCCTCTTCCGGTTGGGCGACGGCGGCGTCCCTCTGCGTCGAGGCCGCCCGGGGCAAGCCCGTCCTCTGTTTCGGAGCCCGCCATGTCCATCCGGCCGTCGCTCCCGTCATGGAGCGAGCGGCTCTCGTCGCCGGTTGCAGCGGGGCGAGCTGCATCCTGGGGGCGCGCATGGCCGGTCGCCAGCCTCAGGGGACGATTCCTCACGCGGCGATCCTCATCGTCGGCGACACCGTGGAGCTGGCCCGTCTCTATGACGACTACCTTCCCGAGGGCGAGGCGAGGACCATCCTCGTCGATACCTTCAAGGACGAGGCGGAGGAGGCCCTTCGCGTCGCCCGGTCTCTCAAGGGGCGCCTGGCGGGGATCCGCCTCGATACGCCGGGAGAGCGAGGCGGCGTCACGCCCTCCCTGGTCGAGGAAATAAGGGCCCGTCTCGATCTGGAGGGATTTCCCGACGTGGCCATCTTCGTCTCCGGCGGCCTCGACCCCGACCGCATCGCCCTCCTCTCCCAGGTCGGCGCCGATGGGTTCGGCGTGGGAAGCTACATCGCCCATGCCACGCCTCGGGACATGACGATGGATCTCAAGGTGATCGACGGACACCCCGTCGCCAAAAGAGGTCGCATCCCGGGGCGGATCGCCAACGAAAGGCTGGTCCTTCTCAGGGGCTGA
- a CDS encoding non-canonical purine NTP pyrophosphatase, producing the protein MPLSLELVAGPTLASLDVDETADSFIGNALLKARAWHVLTGLPALADDSGLEVEALGGAPGILSARVAPDDGSRIAWLLDRMREQRHRRARFVAALALVAGDRCWTATGYCRGTLAEAPRGEGGFGYDPLFVPEGQTRTFAEMKEEEKGGYSHRGIASRLLVGRLSDPFVIQYLLDCYRNVARGF; encoded by the coding sequence GTGCCTCTGTCTTTGGAGCTCGTCGCGGGGCCGACGCTGGCCTCCCTCGATGTCGACGAGACGGCCGACAGCTTCATCGGCAACGCTCTTCTCAAGGCCAGAGCCTGGCATGTCCTGACGGGCCTGCCCGCCTTGGCCGACGACAGTGGCCTCGAAGTCGAGGCTTTGGGAGGAGCGCCCGGTATTCTCTCGGCCCGCGTCGCTCCCGACGACGGGAGCCGCATCGCCTGGCTCCTCGATCGGATGAGGGAGCAGCGGCATCGCAGGGCCCGCTTCGTCGCCGCCCTCGCCCTGGTGGCCGGAGATCGGTGCTGGACGGCGACGGGTTACTGCCGGGGGACTCTTGCGGAGGCGCCTCGAGGTGAGGGAGGATTCGGTTACGATCCCCTCTTCGTCCCCGAGGGGCAGACGAGAACCTTCGCCGAGATGAAAGAGGAAGAAAAGGGGGGTTACTCCCACAGGGGCATCGCATCCCGTCTTCTTGTCGGTAGGCTCAGCGATCCTTTCGTGATACAATACCTTCTCGATTGCTATAGAAACGTCGCTAGGGGGTTCTGA
- the ltaE gene encoding low-specificity L-threonine aldolase: MSVWDLRSDTVTKPCDEMRRAMAEAVVGDDVYEEDPTVRELEALGARLLGKEAALFVASGTMGNLIALLTHCGRGQGAVVGARSHIYNYEGGGMAALGGVMPLVVDDGTGLPSTEDLLGACRDASNVHFVEARLLCLENTHNASGGRAASPEAMEPLCALAREKGLSVHLDGARVFNAAVALGVDACRYGALVDSVQICLSKGLGAPVGSLLCGDGTFVREARKWRKRLGGGMRQAGVLAAAGLVALRSRIDRLAEDHEKARRLSLLLRREGLDLLDIPDATNMIYFRLPRGTEPHRFVDLCRNEGVLVGFPARDLVRLVTHLDLPEEAVDDVARSLVKAVRAL; encoded by the coding sequence GTGTCCGTTTGGGATCTCAGAAGCGATACGGTAACGAAGCCCTGCGACGAAATGCGGAGGGCCATGGCGGAGGCCGTCGTCGGTGACGACGTCTATGAGGAAGATCCGACAGTACGGGAACTGGAGGCTCTGGGAGCCCGCCTGCTCGGCAAGGAGGCGGCTCTCTTCGTCGCGTCGGGCACGATGGGCAATCTCATCGCCCTGTTGACCCACTGCGGCCGAGGGCAGGGAGCCGTCGTCGGTGCCCGTTCCCACATCTACAATTACGAGGGCGGCGGCATGGCCGCCCTGGGCGGCGTCATGCCCCTCGTCGTCGACGACGGGACGGGACTGCCCTCGACGGAGGACCTGCTCGGCGCTTGCCGTGACGCCTCGAACGTCCACTTCGTCGAGGCTCGCCTTCTCTGTCTGGAAAACACGCACAACGCCAGCGGGGGACGAGCCGCTTCTCCCGAGGCGATGGAGCCCCTGTGCGCCCTCGCCCGAGAGAAAGGCCTCTCCGTCCATCTCGACGGAGCCCGCGTCTTCAATGCCGCCGTGGCTCTCGGCGTCGATGCGTGCCGTTACGGCGCTCTCGTCGATTCCGTACAGATCTGCCTTTCCAAGGGGCTGGGTGCCCCTGTGGGATCCCTTCTCTGCGGGGACGGGACCTTTGTCCGGGAGGCGCGCAAATGGCGCAAGCGGCTGGGCGGCGGCATGAGGCAGGCCGGCGTTCTCGCCGCGGCCGGCCTCGTCGCCCTCCGTTCCCGGATCGACAGGCTGGCCGAGGATCACGAGAAGGCCCGACGGCTGAGTCTTCTGCTCCGTCGCGAAGGGCTGGATCTCCTCGATATTCCCGATGCCACCAACATGATTTATTTCCGGCTCCCCCGGGGGACCGAACCGCATCGCTTCGTCGATCTCTGTCGGAACGAGGGCGTTCTCGTCGGTTTTCCCGCTCGGGATCTCGTCCGCCTCGTCACTCACCTCGATCTGCCCGAGGAAGCTGTCGACGACGTCGCCCGGAGCCTCGTCAAGGCGGTGAGAGCGCTTTGA